From the Paraflavitalea soli genome, the window CCCTTACATCAGACATAGGTAGTCAGGATTACCTCGTAGGGGCGTTAAAAGGCCAGCTATTACAGATCAATCCCGCTTTTTCACTCATCGATATATCGCATACCCTTTCTCCATTCAATTATCCGCAGGCGGCCTATGTGTGCCGCAATGCCATCAACAATTTTCCGCCCTATACTTTTCACCTGTTAATGGTCAATCTCTTTGAGAAGAAACCGGAACAGTTGCTGCTGGCCTACCACCGGGAACAATACATCCTCTGTGCCGACAATGGCCTGCTCACCATGATCCTGGAAGGCAAACCCGAAATGGTGATCGGCCTGCCTCTCGATAAAACCGCCAATAAAAATACCCTGTATTGTGCCCGGGTAATGGGACAGGCCGTGCAGGCCCTGCAGGCAGGCACCAGCCTGATGGAAATTGGCACCCCCGATGTACGCTTCGCGGAAACCAATCACCTCCGCCCGCTGTTGAGCGACAACTGGATCGAAGGACAGATCATTTTTATTGACAACTTTGAGAACATAGTGGTCAATATCACCCATGCCCAGTTTGAAGAGCAGCGCAAAGGCCGGAGCTTCCAGATCGTTTTCAAGCGCAATGAGGTAATTTCCACCATCAGCGAGACCTATGCCGATGTACCCGAAGGGGAAAAACTAGCCCTGTTCAATGCAGCCGGCTACCTCGAAATAGCCATCAATAAAGGCAATGCCGCCGGCCTCTTTGGCTTGCAGGGCTTCACCGAGAAGTCCCAGAACATGCAGAACCGGCTGTTCTACCAGACTGTACGGATCCACTTTGAGTAGTTTCGGGTTCCTGGTTTGGGGTTTCGGGTTGCTCCGCCCCTTGCACTTCCTAACAATATTTTAACTGACCGATCATCCCAAATAACCCTCCACATGGCCGGATGCCGGTAACTTAGTCGTACAGCTACGTACAAGGAACCCGTAACCCTACACACGAAACACAAAACCCGTAACCCACCCTCTGCTATAATCGCACGTAATTGGTTGTAATGTAGGCCACGGCAACGGAAATGACATAACTAAAACATGCCATATATCAGGCAAAAACCCAGAATATAAAGAACCCAAAA encodes:
- a CDS encoding SAM hydrolase/SAM-dependent halogenase family protein, yielding MALLTLTSDIGSQDYLVGALKGQLLQINPAFSLIDISHTLSPFNYPQAAYVCRNAINNFPPYTFHLLMVNLFEKKPEQLLLAYHREQYILCADNGLLTMILEGKPEMVIGLPLDKTANKNTLYCARVMGQAVQALQAGTSLMEIGTPDVRFAETNHLRPLLSDNWIEGQIIFIDNFENIVVNITHAQFEEQRKGRSFQIVFKRNEVISTISETYADVPEGEKLALFNAAGYLEIAINKGNAAGLFGLQGFTEKSQNMQNRLFYQTVRIHFE